The Pseudomonadota bacterium genomic interval CCGCGGCCGATGCTCGCGCCGATGAACCCCTCACCCGCTATGGCGCTGCGACCGCCTCCCTCTCCCGCCGGGAGAGGGCCGGGGTGAGGGCTTGCCGGGCACGACGCGTCGAGCAGCGGGTTATCGGGGTTGTGGACCTTAGCTGTTCAGTGTCCTAGGCGAGAACCCGCGCGGGGCCCTGACCCGGAAGACCACGTCGTCGTCCTCGTAGCGCTCCTCGAGGACCTGGCACGCGGCGAAGATCTCGGCGCGTCGCGCCTGCCGGCTGTACGGGACGCGGATCTCGCACTCGATCATGTCGGCGGCGAACAGATCGATAAGCCTCTCGCGCAGGCGGGCGACGTCGTCGGGGCGCTTGGCGGAGAGGCACAGCGCACCAGGCCAGCGGGCGGCGACGGCGGCGACGGCGCCGGGCTCGTCCTCGAGGCGATCGATCTTGTTCAGCACGAGCAGGCGCGGCACGTCCCCGGCGCCGATCTCGGCCAGCACCTCCTCGGTGACGCGGAGCTGCCTCTCGAAGTTGGGGTCGGAGGCGTCGACGACGTGGACGAGGAGCGACGCCTCGAGCGCCTCGTCGAGCGTGCTCTTGAACGACTCCACTAGGTCGTGGGGGAGCTTCTCGATGAAGCCGACGGTGTCGGAGACGAGGATGCGCGGCTTCGCGGGCGGCTCGAGCGCGCGCACGGTGGTGTCGAGCGTGGCGAACAGCTTGTCCGCCACCAGCACTTCGCTGCCGGTGAGCGCGCGCATGAGGGTCGACTTGCCCGCGTTGGTGTAGCCGACGAGCGCGGCGCGGGAGAGCTCCCGCCTGCGGGCGCGCCGGGTGCGGCGCTCGACCTCGATCGCGGCGAGCTCCTCGGCGAGCTCGGCGATGCGGTCGCGGATCTTGCGCCTGTCGAGCTCGATGGCCGACTCCCCCGCGCCCTTGCCGCCGATGCCGCCGCGTTCGCGATCGCCCTTGCCCTTTCCCTGCTCGCGCAGCCGCGGCGCGAGGTACTTGAGGCGCACCATCTCGACCTGGGCCTTCGCGGCGCGGGAGTGCGCGTGGCGGCGGAAGATCTCCAGGATGACGGCGGTGCGATCCATGACGTCCGTCTCGCCGCACTCCTTCGAGAGGTTGCGCGCCTGCGACGGCGTGAGCTCGTGATCGACGAGAATGAAGTCCGCGCCGCTCTCCTCGGCGAGCCGGGCGAGCTCCTCTCGCTTGCCTTTGCCCAGGACGGCGCCCGGGTCGAGCGCGTCGCGCCGCTGCGTGACAGGTGCGCCCCTGACCGCGAGGCCGAGCGTCTTGGCGAGGCGGCCGAGCTCGATCAGCGACTCGGCGAGCTCGCTCTCTCCCACGCCGGGGAGCTGCACGGCCGCGAGGACGGCGCTTCTCGTCTTGTCGTCGGAGTCGACATCGTGCATGGAACGTGAGGTTAACCACGACGGATCGAAAGTCCAGCGGGGAATGAGGTCGGGGCGCTGCCGGACGCCCCCCTCTACGCCCGGATCGCCCGCAGGAGGACGAGCACCGCGACCAGGCAGACCGGCCCGACGAGGAGCGCGTTGCGGATGCCGACCGCGTCCGTGAGCACGCCCACTCCGAAGTGCGAGATCACGAGCCCCAGCCCCACCGCCGCGATGGCGCTCGCGATCATCCGATCCGCACCCGCGCCGAAGCGGTTCTGGATCCACGCCATCGCGACCGGGAAGAAGACCGACATCGTCAGCCCGCACAGCGCGAGCACCGCCGGGTGCGCGAAAAGGCCGACGGCGTACGCGGCGAGCGAGAGCGACGCCGAGGCGGCGAGCCACGTCACGCTCGAGCCCGGGAAGCGGATCACCGCGAACGCGGTCCGGCCCGCGAGGAGCAGCGCGAAGAACCCGCTCAGGCACAGCGCCGCCGGCGCGCTCCCCCATCTCCAGTGGCTCTCGACGAGCTGGGGCAGGCG includes:
- the hflX gene encoding GTPase HflX, producing the protein MHDVDSDDKTRSAVLAAVQLPGVGESELAESLIELGRLAKTLGLAVRGAPVTQRRDALDPGAVLGKGKREELARLAEESGADFILVDHELTPSQARNLSKECGETDVMDRTAVILEIFRRHAHSRAAKAQVEMVRLKYLAPRLREQGKGKGDRERGGIGGKGAGESAIELDRRKIRDRIAELAEELAAIEVERRTRRARRRELSRAALVGYTNAGKSTLMRALTGSEVLVADKLFATLDTTVRALEPPAKPRILVSDTVGFIEKLPHDLVESFKSTLDEALEASLLVHVVDASDPNFERQLRVTEEVLAEIGAGDVPRLLVLNKIDRLEDEPGAVAAVAARWPGALCLSAKRPDDVARLRERLIDLFAADMIECEIRVPYSRQARRAEIFAACQVLEERYEDDDVVFRVRAPRGFSPRTLNS